Genomic DNA from Oryza sativa Japonica Group chromosome 5, ASM3414082v1:
TCATTAGGATTAATCTCTCGATTAGAAAAATGAAAAGGGAAAGGCAAAGTCCGAAACGTCCAAAACCCCAACTCGCCGCAAGGGAGAAAGCCATTTACAAGGCAAGCAAGGAATCGGATCCCGATTAATCATCCGCCCAAGTGAGTCCACCCGATTAATCCACCGCcccccggcgccggccgcgtcaTGCTCCGGCCATTCCCCTCCTCcaaccgcaccgccgccgccgccgccgtcgccgtcgccgccgcccccttcgccgccgcgtcggcgatGCCCcacccgtcgtcgtcctcccggtcggcgggcggcgggcaccACGTGCCGTCGGtctacccgccgccgccgtcgtcgtcgtcgtcgtcggcgtgcaGGCACacgccgtcgtcggcgacgcTCGATCTCCTCATCCTGCTGCTCGTGCTCTTCTCGGTCGCGTTCCTGCTCGCCTCCTCGCTCGCGCACGTCTCGCGCTCGCTGACCCCGCTGCTCGCCTCgcccccggccgccgcggcgctcgcctccgcggcggccgcgATGCCCTAcctcggcgccgcggcggcgctcgccgggGCGACCTTCCTCTCCTGcagccgcctccctcgccgccgctgccgcaacCCGCGGTGCCGGGGCCTCGTGAAGGCGCTCGAGTTCGATGTCCAGCTCCAGACCGAGGAGGCCGTGCGCGCAGGCACGGGGAGCACCagtggcggcgccgacgccgccatgtGGCGCGAGATCGAGGCGCTGCCGT
This window encodes:
- the LOC4338693 gene encoding uncharacterized protein At5g19025, with the translated sequence MLRPFPSSNRTAAAAAVAVAAAPFAAASAMPHPSSSSRSAGGGHHVPSVYPPPPSSSSSSACRHTPSSATLDLLILLLVLFSVAFLLASSLAHVSRSLTPLLASPPAAAALASAAAAMPYLGAAAALAGATFLSCSRLPRRRCRNPRCRGLVKALEFDVQLQTEEAVRAGTGSTSGGADAAMWREIEALPWKGGQGGNNPDYECLRAELRRMAPPNGRAVLLFRNRCGCPIAKLEGWGVPKSKRRSKRSTLGLPADGGVR